The Saccopteryx leptura isolate mSacLep1 chromosome 2, mSacLep1_pri_phased_curated, whole genome shotgun sequence genome has a window encoding:
- the DENR gene encoding density-regulated protein produces the protein MASDISESGGHDCKGDSRSNTKLDADYPLRVLYCGVCSLPTEYCEYMPDVAKCRQWLEKNFPNEFAKLTVENSPKQEAGISEGQGTAGEEEEKKKQKRGGRGQIKQKKKTVPQKVTIAKIPRAKKKYVTRVCGLATFEIDLKEAQRFFAQKFSCGASVTGEDEIIIQGDFTDDIIDVIQEKWPEVDDDSIEDLGEVKK, from the exons ATGGCCTCTGACATTTCTGAATCCGGGGGGCATGATTGCAAAGGAGACTCCAGGAGCAATACCAAGTTAGATGCGGATTACCCCCTTCGAGTCCTGTACTGTGGAG TCTGTTCATTACCAACAGAG TACTGTGAATATATGCCTGATGTTGCTAAGTGTAGACAGTGGCTAGAGAAGAATTTTCCAAATGAGTTTGCAAAACTTACTGTAG AAAACTCACCCAAACAAGAAGCTGGAATTAGTGAGGGGCAAGGAACagctggggaagaggaagaaaagaagaaacaaaagagag GTGGAAGgggtcaaataaaacaaaaaaagaagactgtACCACAGAAGGTTACGATAGCCAAAATTCCCAGAGCAAAGAAGAAATACGTAACAAGAGTGTGTGGCCTTGCTActtttg aaattgatCTTAAAGAAGCACAAAGATTTTTTGCTCAAAAATTCTCCTGTGGTGCCTCAGTGACAGGGGAGGATGAGATCATCATTCAGGGAGACTTTACAGACGACATTATTGATGTCATTCAGGAAAAATGGCCAGAG gTGGATGATGATAGCATCGAAGACCTTGGAGAAGTGAAGAAGTGA